The window AGTTCTGTTAATAcccagatgcagtttttatactgtggtaaagcatctgcctcttgggaattatggtaaagccagctagctcttgattttcacatgcgagacggcacaaagcattacagcacccccctttagcttctctgaaaacaaaagcgcacgcctccggttcctgtgtgatgacatatggcaagccgtttcgtaattcaagatatcagtaacgCATCGGCGTAGGAAGCGGGGGGGACGGGGGGGACATGTCCCCCCCAATATTGAAGCCAGGTGGATAtgtcccccccaaaaaactgtACCGCAAAATATTggattttgaaatttttttaactagcgtgcttttattttgaaggcgcAGCATCGCGTTACGTCACTgtactccccctcccctctctgaACTGCTGAGTGAGCACTCAGAAGGGAGGGAAACAGCGACACAGAAGTCAGAAACTTGTGAATGAGGTAATGGTCTGTCGGGAATGCTGCTATGAATATTGCTTATTTATAACGTCTTGTTGTCAGTTCACTTTCATATATAGAAACTGAATCTTTTTGGTTTAGTCATCTTAGTCTTGGGATGATCTCTCATCCAATATTTAACTGCTAACTTCCTCTAGATGTTTGCTACGCTAgccaaaatgtctttttttttttttttttatctcatttcaGTACAATGCCACCACCAACTAAAAGGCTGAAACAGCAGCAGGACTTActcagcttttttaaaaagagtaaCGTCAGTGTGAGTAACAGTCACACAACACAAGGGCAACACCTGTGTTGCCCTTGTGTTGAAATTAGCCCGGTCTGGGCGTGCGTTTTAcgaggattttttattttttgcgtgGTTTTGCTTAGCCGAAATGGACAGATATTATACCTGCCGCGCTCCTGATCGTTAGTTAAAACCACAGGGCGAGTTAATTTTAATTCTTAGCAGCGGCTAACCAACTAATTAACTTCTGCAcctttatttcctcaaataaactGCTGGCTCCTCTTTTTAGACTATAAATAGATTAACACAACATTGACAACTCtgtagttttctctgttctgtaCTGCAAACTGGAATTAAAGGCGCAATTTCTACCAAAGGTCtggacagactggcgacctgtctagggtgtaccccgcACCAGCACCTCCCGACCCCACTAAGGGACAAGGGTGTACAGAAAATGGAAGGATAGATGGATTTCTACCAAAGGTTTAGAATGCGTTTTTGAACCAGATGCTTCAAAGCGCCCTGTCCATAGTTCTTCAACACACTGTCAGCTCCCTGTCAGAAAGACTTTAGTTCAGAGTCCATGAGATAATACTCTGAAAGGATTTAATCGATTGATTTTATTTGCCTCTGCGATTAACTCTGCGCGTAAagtctgtaatgtgacaaataaaatgttttgtttgatttaaaattggCCATATTAGGCTCAAGAGCTGTACCTCATTTCTGAAACCATCTCATATGTTTAGGAGCAACACTGCAGGGACAGCACAAAGGAGACAGGAAAAGGAGAGGATAGTGCAACCGGGCTAGAGGCAGGAAGTCAGAGTGAGGGAGAGACAGGAGTGGAGCAACAGGTAAGACAGAGTAACTCATACCAGTAGATACTTCATGAGAGTCcacaaaaaaagttgaaaattttAATCTTTTGCTTGTAGTAAGTGTAGTTCAGGGGCATTGAGTGACATTGTAACTTTTCCTTCTAGGGAGTTCAGACTAGGGACACACAGCTGAGAGACTCTGAAGTCAGTGGACAGAGAACAGAGCCAAATCAGCCACATCCAAAATTCATAGACCCTCAAGCTCTAGCCAACAGAACTTTACATTTCCAAGGAAAGTGGTACAAGGAATTTCCCTGGCTACATTATGATGCAGTGAAAAAgggcattttgtgtttttattgcatgGCAATTTACCAGGACAAACTCACACCATTTGGTGCAAAATCCGAACCCGCCTTTATCACTTCTGGAtttaaaaattggaaaaaagcATTCGAAAAATTTAAAGCACATGAAAATAGTCACACACATCATCATGCTGTTTCTGTGACTGCACAAGAAAGTCATCCTATAAATGCCCAATTATCCAGTGCTTTGGCAACTCAGCAAGGTGACAATAGGCACTGTCTGGAGAAAATTGTGAGCTCCATAAAATATTTGGCACGGCAGGGACAAGCTTTGAGAGGGCATGACGATGATGACAGCAATTTGTATCAACTGTTGAAAAATCTGGCAGAAGATGATGCCCTTTTGGCTAAGTGGTTGCTGAGGTCTCAGAAAGAATACCTAAGTCCACAGATACAGAATGAAATCTTGTGTTCTATGAGCAATAGTATTGTCAGTGAAATAGCAGATACAATCAGAAACCTACCAATTTTTGAGTTTGCAATTATTATGGATGGAACACAGGACATTTCTGGGAAAGAACAAGAAAGCATTTGTCTGCGATACATTGACAGTGACATGAAGCCCCATGAAGAGTTTATTGGCTTGTACTCAGTTTCTGAAACAACAGGAAAAAGCCTTGCTGCTGTTGTTAAAGATGTGCTGCTCAGATTAAACTTACCAATGCATGGTTTACGAGGTCAAACTTATGATGGAGCAGCCAATATGTCTGGGAAGCATGCAGGTGTACAGGCACTGATAAAGCAAGAGCAGCCACTAGCACTTTTTGTTCATTGTGGAGCACACTGCACTAATTTAATTGCACAGAAAGCTTGCTTAGCCTCAGTTCTGATCAGAGACGCATTGGATTGGGTGAACCAGCTTGGAGTTCTTTTCTCTCAGTCAGGGAAGTTTAAGGCAATCCATGCAGCAACAGCACATACAGAGAATCCATCGTGCACTGCAATAAAACCCCTCTGCCCCACAAGATGGGCAGTACGGAGCAAAGCAATCAGAGATGTTTTGTCACAGTATGGGTCAGTGCTGGCTAGCTTGCAGGAGATGGCTTCTGGTGCCTCAAACACAGCATCCACTGCTAATGGACTGCTGGGGCAGTTTAGGAAAGGTAAAACAGTTTTGGGTCTCATCCTTGCCTCACCTGTGATTGATAAGCTTGAATGCCTGAGCATCTCTTTCCAGAAGAGAACTCAAACCATTGCTGGAATGAGGACTGCTGTGAAAGTTGTTCAGACTTCACTTAAGgctaaaagaaatcaagaaagtTTCAACACTCTTTTTGAAAAGGCGATGGCTGAGGTTCAGTCTTTGGGTGTTAAACCCATCACAGTTACACAGAGAAGGCCACCCCCAAAACGCTTCACTGAAGGAGCTAAGACACATCAACCTGAATGTGCCAAGGACCACTACAGAGGTGAATTCTTTAAAGTATTGGATGTTGTAGATGCACAGCTCACTGGGCTATTTAACCAGGATGACTTGCTGACTTTGCAAAAGTTGGAAGAGACACTTCTCAGTGGAACGATTGATGCTGCAGTCATTGGGAAATACCCAGAGTTGAATAGAGAGTTACTTTCAGTGCAACTTTCTATGTTTAGACTGAACTACTCATTTAGCAACAGCGCAGAAGCTGCAGGGATCATTGGTGGACTGCCTGGAGAGGTCCGTAGACTTTTTGGGCAAGTGGAAACTCTGGTCAGGTTGCTTTTGGTAGTCCCCGTTTCATCCTCTTAGGCAGAGAGAAGTTTCAGTGCGCTTCGTAGACTCAAAACGTGGCTCCGGTCTACAATGACTCAAAACAGGCTTAATCATGTTGCTGTCTGTCATGTACATAAAGATAAACTTGATTTACTGGACAAGAAGTCAATTTGCAAGCAATTTGTGGCTGCAAATGAAAGGcggaaaaaacattttggctCTTTTGCCTAAGCCAGTGTTTGCCATCCTTTTATGTGTCCGGCACATTTTTGGCGAATTATAAATGCATGGCTGTAAAGTACAATTGTTCAGAAGCACAGAGGTGTTGATCTCTATCTAGGGTTATGTGGCctataaacaaaagaaacaaaataaaatcaacaatgcTTCGTAAACTGAATATCTCTGTGCTAACTGCTTTTCCAACAGTTAAAGCACACTGTAATCAGTGAGTTAAAAAGCTTGTCtattaaatgtgtatttattgttggtaaatatttcttcatttttgatTTGGTTTAATTAGTCATACAGTTCGACAAACTGAATAAGCATATTttgattgattttcttttcttcttttacttaatgttaaaaatgtgaataatttgTTCACTACATTGTCTGTGAGGGCTCTTTCATCTCAgaattttgtttaatgaaagaGATGGTTCTATGGTCAGTCAACCTATATTAATTCATTTTTGACCATTATTGCAagtttgacaaaataaaacatatcaaaCTTTGCACTTGTGTGGCCTACTGAATTGTTTTTAATCCAActgaaatatttgattttctaGTGCGTATGCGGACACTAAATATGCCAAGGGCTGAAGCCCTTGAAAGACATCTCCCTTTGCTTAATAAAAGACTCCAGTCATTTTGTTTGGTGATATGCTCACATCttatgaacaaatgcattatgtaaattttaaatgcattatttttgcAAGACACATTTATAAAGGAATAAAGTAAAAGATTAAAtagccttttttttaagtagcgTACTTAAGATATATTTCTGTTGAATATTTACGAATCTCAGATTTCCGACATGTGTCCCCCCCAATTGTAAACTTATTCCTACGCCcaacgtcattttgactagtcagaatgtcaatttaagatatcttaaatggaaaagctgaataattcaagatatctctaattcatttagagatatcttaaaaggaattttgactagtcaaaattacaattcaagatatcttaaaaggaattttgactagtcaaaattacaattcaagatatcttaaatttattttttactagtcaaaactgcatttcgcctatccaaaaatacatttaagatatcttgaattatggtggcatttgagatatctttaattagaattatgactagtcaaaactcaatttaagatatcttgaattgtaattttgactagtcgtaatttaattgtagatatctgaaatgggtatttcagatagtcagtaattcattcgagatatcttgaattgacgtctccatacaactcaatggaaaatctgatgtcatttcgactagtcagaatgtaattagagatatctcgaataggtattttgactagtcaaaatacaattagagatatcttaaattgctaaaacgtctagtcataaaacaatttgagatatctcgaacgtaagggcggtaaaaccgaatttatgttaaaacggcttgccatagagTGCAAGGCCATGATATCAACACGTGGGCTTCAGAaaattaacctgactctagccagattgatatcactccgcctagcttcactcacatccatttgggacatctcccatagagagtgatttctccaaccaattttatggtctagccaatcaggacgcagggctggagtttcatagatgtgacgtagtggagacgcgaccatgacgtgagactgttttgattcagacagcaatgacggctcgaggaagcaagcgttaacattgatgctgctatttcttcggtgttgtccaatctacctaaaattgtttcattaaaagaacatcagagaacggctctgaaggcttttgttggtggaaaccatgttttcgcccttctcccgaccggatttggcaagttttgttttccggggcgcgcccgcggcagagcggttagcgtgaaccatgttaggaggcctttagtcctggacgcggtcggcccgggatcgactccgacccgcggcgctttgccgcctgtctcccctcttcctgtcagctcactgtcaacaAAAtgtgtgccactagagccgcaaacacattaaaaaaataaataaataaaatttatttttttcctgcgtcgctctcacgtcatgggttagcttcggtgtaagtggttgaaatagcacgtcgataaagatgacagacaagtggcttatccaatcatatgcaaggatttttgataaggcccagccttcaaaaaaggcaattcctatggagaggtcccagatgtatgtgagtggagctaggcggagcgaaatacacctggctagagtcaggttatcaGAAAATAGCTTGAAAACATTATTCTTGGTGAAAGTATATCTAAGAATTTGAAAgcagttataaaaaaatatattgaagtttaTGAAGTGTGGATGTTTTTTCTAAagcttttaaacaaaagaaacagtaTGACGGAAAATTGGAGTGCGTTTGAAaccataacattttaaaaccaccATAAAACTGAAATCTGGCCCGTGTCTAATGCCATTTTGGAACCGAAATTCTTAAAATTATCTGTATTAGGAGCAGATGGTAGGAGATTAGGTTTGCAGACTCCTCAAGCTAGGAACTGACCAATTTTGCTGCCTTATTATGTTCACAGTTAATAGACTGGAGCGCTCACTCTAATGTCCAAATCCATGCCTTTTAAATTAGTCATATCTTGCTCCCTGTCGGTGTGTAACGCCCGAGCTTTTACTTCAGGTAGCTGTATGTGTTGTTTGGAATCAATATGCTGAGTAAGCAGGGGAGACAGGAGGAGCAGTTAAGCATGTTGGCAGTCCTCTGGTGATGAATCAATTTCTCTCCTGCACACTGTCTGTTCACCAGAGTGTGTAAAACTCCAGCTGACACTCACCatgtgcaaaacaaaaaggGGGATTTCTCCGGTCTTTAGAGGCGAGAAGTCATTACAGAGCCCCGGCTCTGGTCTAGGTTCATTGGTAAGCCTCGCAGGAGCTGTAACTCTTAGCTGGCTATTGCTTGTGTGCATTAAAAAGTCACCAGGGGCATCAATAGAAAAATCCTCCTCCAAATCTTCCATCGGCTCCGGCTCCAGCTGCTAACGCCCTCTTTCATCTCTCTGCCCCTGTCTTGAGGTTTCGGCGCGCTGCGTGTTAGCCCAGTGATACATGGCTGCAGGAAGGAGAAGCTGCATCTCACTCTGCATCATCTGCTGGGAAGCGAGAGGCAGACCCAGGCAGGGCTTGATATGCCTCCAGTGAGCAGAAGAATTGATGCCACGTTGGTCCTTGACTGCTCTTCGAGCGTCTGAGTGCGCGGGCATGTCCCCGTTCACCCAGTTTATCACGCTGCTGCAAGTCTGCACTGGGAGAGGAATTTATTTAGAATGCAAGAGCCTCATCTGAGTGTTGATACTTGACCTGAGGTTATGGAGGAGAGTGAAAGACACTCTGGGTAACTGAGGCAAGGGATGTTTTCACCGTGTGGGGACTTTTAGCTGTTGGAGTCTCACACTCAAACAGGAACTTCcaaaaagatgtttatttagattCCTCTGGATTTCTGTGCATACTCTGACTATAAATCtgtttaaagctgttttaattttaagcTGAACATCTGCAAACTCAAATTTAGATTGAAAAGTAAAACGTGAATACTGTGCGGTTGGATTGCTTTTGCTATTCACAAATGAGTCTCAATAGAAGACACGAAAACCTGATTTGAAATAATCAAATAAGATGAGCACGACCTGACTGATTATAGCAATAGACATTTTTTTCTATGTCTAGAGACTCcaaattttttatgtatttggcAAAAGCAGgcatagtaaaaataaataatggtaAATAGCTTGTGGTATGACGGATGGTATGacgttttatcaagtccaatgaCCAAAAAAGGGTTTTACATTACAATCAGTccttcacccattcacaccctgacggtggtgagctacgttagcagccacagctgccctttAAATTGTTAGGTGCTGTATACTTGCTATGCATGGGGTGTGGGGGTGTACTTTATTTCTCAAAAGTGTTTTCATTTTGgctttatctttgtttaataaatgataaatggcaTGTGGTGTGTAGTTAATTGAGTTTGAGATTAAATTTGAATAACTTTACAGCCTGGTAAACCCACAGACCATGATATAGTTAAAACCTAgatttgaaaaaacatttttttcccccactcatAATTGCAGCATGTTTCCTTTGATGGCACCGCTCTGTGAAACTTCTGGGAGACCAACAGGTCTGTTCAACGCCCTCAAGCTGGCTTTGAGGATGAAAAAAGATCTGATACTTAAACTTTGTTCTTAAAACTTTCAGATGATAATGAAGCCTCAAGAGACACATGGGACAAAAGacaatgcacacacacacaaatccttGTTTTACCTAGTTactgaggaccgtgccttgacttccattatTTTCAACCCTTTTTATGGGACCCAacctaaacctaaacctaattgacaccttggTCCAATTTAACCTTATATAAATGCG of the Fundulus heteroclitus isolate FHET01 chromosome 12, MU-UCD_Fhet_4.1, whole genome shotgun sequence genome contains:
- the LOC118564837 gene encoding zinc finger MYM-type protein 1-like, whose protein sequence is MAIYQDKLTPFGAKSEPAFITSGFKNWKKAFEKFKAHENSHTHHHAVSVTAQESHPINAQLSSALATQQGDNRHCLEKIVSSIKYLARQGQALRGHDDDDSNLYQLLKNLAEDDALLAKWLLRSQKEYLSPQIQNEILCSMSNSIVSEIADTIRNLPIFEFAIIMDGTQDISGKEQESICLRYIDSDMKPHEEFIGLYSVSETTGKSLAAVVKDVLLRLNLPMHGLRGQTYDGAANMSGKHAGVQALIKQEQPLALFVHCGAHCTNLIAQKACLASVLIRDALDWVNQLGVLFSQSGKFKAIHAATAHTENPSCTAIKPLCPTRWAVRSKAIRDVLSQYGSVLASLQEMASGASNTASTANGLLGQFRKGKTVLGLILASPVIDKLECLSISFQKRTQTIAGMRTAVKVVQTSLKAKRNQESFNTLFEKAMAEVQSLGVKPITVTQRRPPPKRFTEGAKTHQPECAKDHYRGEFFKVLDVVDAQLTGLFNQDDLLTLQKLEETLLSGTIDAAVIGKYPELNRELLSVQLSMFRLNYSFSNSAEAAGIIGGLPGEVRRLFGQVETLVRLLLVVPVSSS